Proteins from a genomic interval of Nerophis lumbriciformis linkage group LG01, RoL_Nlum_v2.1, whole genome shotgun sequence:
- the nol9 gene encoding polynucleotide 5'-hydroxyl-kinase NOL9, producing MKAKRGNHSKGSRKSQKWKDVRGKRCRPPIEPSDLQSSPVMASVIKEHQETTRKKPAVKRLKTKAKPVAVSKSFANGAMELDSDESREWKEYSQTVQANGVRTPGASKDVRTCRLDGNSLHHCAARDDQRKHAVLVMQQGQTLCFRGKCFLTCLYGRVEVMGFTIEEGQQSYPLFSPASHSPLTVRAEDGCRDAEDHRSDAEDILNNYLSPASRKKLLKKVLPNSAIILLEPMETPLTRFLSSFSELGGLFNPPVTELMSAILDTPLNGLGMVPLPDDIEGLKVSPSCQESLDAVVGACRGDMDGSAVVLVYGARNVGKSTYIRVLINTLLNHTTGVDYLEADLGQTEFTPAGCLSLLTVREPLLGPPFTHQRAPDHMVYYGQSTCESDMILYMESIKSLWRKRSPTRETPVVINTMGWVKGFGLQLLVDLLRFLPVSHVVQISHDGVGQCPDLTPDFLRTANGVQTHPPAQTALEEFTESHSPPQSYVHLSVNNQYQGAGCQIRTRHQRSNELRDMALLAYLSQLQSADPGPVRPLHSLTPYQVAHTAVALGVLHFEVAPSDMLYAANAGVVGLCCMADKVTSNGRPVLLSRPPVCPCVGLGVLRGIDMARGLYFVLTPLDPALLRKVNCLLLGTTTLPSYVLTTQEGVEGEPPYVTSDYSFQLTGAGKLRVYKGLQRPSQMGTH from the exons ATGAAGGCCAAGCGAGGCAATCATTCAAAGGGCAGCAGGAAATCCCAGAAGTGGAAGGACGTGAGAGGCAAACGTTGCAGACCCCCCATCGAGCCATCTGACCTCCAGTCCAGTCCCGTCATGGCCAGCGTGATCAAGGAGCACCAGGAGACCACCAGGAAGAAGCCCGCCGTGAAGAGACTGAAGACCAAGGCGAAGCCGGTGGCCGTGAGCAAGTCCTTCGCCAACGGCGCCATGGAGCTGGATTCCGACGAGTCTCGGGAGTGGAAGGAGTATTCCCAAACCGTGCAGGCAAACGGGGTCCGGACGCCGGGCGCCTCCAAGGACGTGCGGACTTGTCGGCTGGACGGGAATTCCCTCCACCACTGTGCGGCGAGGGATGACCAGAGGAAGCACGCGGTGCTGGTCATGCAGCAGGGACAG ACGCTGTGTTTCCGCGGGAAGTGCTTTCTGACCTGCCTGTACGGGCGCGTGGAAGTGATGGGCTTCACCATCGAAGAGGGCCAGCAGTCGTACCCGCTCTTCTCCCCCGCCTCGCATTCCCCGCTGACCGTCAGAGCCGAGGACGGCTGCCGCGACGCCGAGGACCACAGGAGCGACGCCGAGGACATCCTCAACAATTACCTTTCGCCCG CATCTCGGAAGAAGCTGCTGAAGAAAGTGCTTCCCAACTCCGCCATCATCCTGCTGGAGCCGATGGAGACGCCGCTGACGCGCTTCCTCTCCAGCTTCTCGGAACTCGGAGGACTGTTCAACCCCCCGGTG ACTGAACTCATGTCGGCCATCTTGGACACGCCCCTTAACGGTCTGGGCATGGTTCCTTTGCCCGACGACATCGAGGGCCTGAAGGTGTCCCCCAGCTGCCAGGAATCCCTCGACGCGGTGGTCGGCGCCTGCAGAG gtgACATGGACGGCAGCGCTGTCGTCCTGGTGTACGGCGCCAGGAATGTGGGCAAGTCCACGTACATCCGCGTCCTCATCAATACTTTACTAAATCA taccaCAGGTGTAGATTATTTAGAAGCAGATCTGGGTCAAACAGAGTTCACTCCAGCTGGTTGCCTTTCTTTGCTGACCGTCAGAGAACCTCTACTAG GCCCCCCCTTCACACACCAGCGTGCCCCTGATCACATGGTTTACTACGGCCAGTCCACGTGCGAGTCAGACATGATTCTCTACATGGAGAGCATCAAGTCCTTGTGGAGGAAGCGCTCGCCGACCAGAGAGACGCCCGTCGTCATCAACACCATGGGCTGGGTCAAAG GTTTTGGACTGCAGCTGCTGGTGGACTTGCTGCGCTTCCTCCCGGTGTCGCACGTCGTCCAGATCTCTCACGACGGCGTGGGCCAGTGCCCCGACCTCACCCCGGACTTCCTCAGAACGGCCAACGGCGTGCAGACGCACCCGCCTGCCCAGACGGCGCTGGAGGAGTTCACCGAGAGCCACAGCCCACCTCAAAGCTACGTCCACCTCAGCGTCAACAACCAGTACCAAGGAGCGGGCTGCCAAATAAGAAC GAGGCACCAGCGGTCCAATGAGCTGAGAGACATGGCACTGTTGGCTTACCTCAGTCAGCTGCAGTCTGCTGATCCAGGACCTGTTAGACCTCTACACTCTCTCACACCGTACCAG GTGGCGCACACAGCGGTGGCGTTGGGCGTGCTGCACTTCGAGGTGGCGCCCAGCGACATGTTGTACGCCGCCAACGCCGGCGTGGTGGGCCTGTGCTGCATGGCGGACAAGGTGACCAGTAATGGACGCCCCGTCCTGCTGTCCCGTCCTCCCGTCTGTCCCTGTGTGGGTCTGG GCGTGCTGCGAGGCATCGACATGGCCAGGGGTCTCTACTTTGTCTTGACCCCGCTGGACCCCGCCCTCCTCCGCAAGGTCAACTGTCTCCTGCTGGGCACCACCACTCTGCCCTCCTACGTGCTGACCACACAG